The Terriglobia bacterium nucleotide sequence CTCCCGGCGTTCGTCGCCAGTCTGATCCTGACCGGCATCCACGCCTACCTCGGCGTCCACGTGGTGGAGCGCGGGGTGATCTTCGTCGACCTGTCTCTCGCCCAGATCGCAGCGCTCGGCACCACGGTCGCTTACCTCGCGGGGCACGACCTCCATTCCAACGCCGCCTGGGTCTGGTCCCTCGGATTCACGTTCCTGGGCGCGGCGATCTTCGCGTTCACGAGGGTGCACCGGAAGACCCGCATCCCGCAGGAGGCGATCATCGGAATCGTCTACGCGGTGTCGGCCGGAGTAGCGATCCTGGTCATGTCGAAGGCGACCCAGGAGACGGAGCACCTCAAGGACATGCTGGTGGGCAACATCCTGTCGGTCACCTGGCCGGAGCTGATCAAGACCGCGGTTCTCTACGCGCTGGTCGGGATCTTCCACTACGTCTTCCGGGAGCGCTTCCTCCTGATCTCCCTGGACCAGGCCGAGGCGGAGCGCCGCGGATGGAACGTCCGGTTCTGGGATTTCCTCTTCTACGTCTCCTTCGGCTTCGTGGTGACCTCGTCGGTCGCGATCGCGGGGGTGTTGCTCGTCTTCTGCTTCCTGATCGTCCCTTCGGTGACGGCCATGCTCTTCTCCAGCCGGCTGGGGACGCGCCTCGCCATCGGCTGGACGATGGGGGCCGCCGTCTCAGCCGGGGGGGTCGCCCTCTCCTTCATCCTGGACCTGCCCACCGGCGCCACGATCGTCGCGACGTTTGGCGGCGCCCTCCTGATCCTCGGTGGGCTCCGGCTGGCGGCGGGAAGGTGGAATGGCGAGCCTCCGAGGCCTTCGGTCGCCTAGCGCCGGCAGGACCAGGGGTCCCGTCCGCCCTCAGCTCCTGATGTGCCCCTCCGGCTCCTCGGGAGGCTCGCTGGGCGCGAAGCGGGGCGGCCGCTTGAGGTGGAACTCCGTCGCCTCCTCGAACGCCATCGCGACCTGCAGCGCGTGGGACTCGCCGAAGAGGCGGCCGACGAACGTGACGCTCGTCGGCGTCCCGTCGGACGGGCGGAAGCCGTTGGGAACCACCACCGCGGGGTGCCCGGTCAGGTTCGTCAGGAGCAGCACGTCGCCGCCGAAGCTCGGCGCGACGATCACGTCCACGTCCTCCATGAGCTTGGCCATCTCACGCATCACCAGGGTGCGAACGCGGTTGGCGCGGAGGTACTCCACCGCGGGAACCTCCTGGCCGAGACGGAAGACGGTGGGCCAGGCGTCCGCCACCTGCCGGACGAGCTGGGCGTCCCGCCCCGAGCGGGTCAGCTCGTCGAACGCGGCCGCCGCCTCCGCTGACAGGATGAGCGACAGGGAGCCGACCGGGAGGCCGTCGGG carries:
- a CDS encoding metal ABC transporter permease; protein product: MTILEILLPAFVASLILTGIHAYLGVHVVERGVIFVDLSLAQIAALGTTVAYLAGHDLHSNAAWVWSLGFTFLGAAIFAFTRVHRKTRIPQEAIIGIVYAVSAGVAILVMSKATQETEHLKDMLVGNILSVTWPELIKTAVLYALVGIFHYVFRERFLLISLDQAEAERRGWNVRFWDFLFYVSFGFVVTSSVAIAGVLLVFCFLIVPSVTAMLFSSRLGTRLAIGWTMGAAVSAGGVALSFILDLPTGATIVATFGGALLILGGLRLAAGRWNGEPPRPSVA